The DNA region CACTTCACCGGCGCGGTCGTGTAATTCGTAGGTGGCGCGGTTGTTTCGCGCCGCCCGGCTGTGGTCGTCGGCGGCGGGCCGGCTCATCCCATAGATGGACTCGATGGTTCGCAGCGCGGCCTGGGCGGCTTCGGCGACGGCGGCCCGCTGCTGCGGTGCGTCGAGCACGATGAATCGCCACAACTGTGCATTCGCGCCATTGGGGGCCCAGGTGGCGGCCTCGAGGCAGCGGTTGAGGGTCTCGTCGTCGACCGGCCGTTCGCTGAACCGGCGAATCGAGCGCGCGGTGGACAGCACTTCCCAGACGTCATTGGTCGGTTGGGGCATCTCATGGGTGTACTCCACGCGAGCTCAGATGTCGAGCATCTGCGCGGTTTGTCGCACGAACTCGTCAGACCGGGGTTGTGACCGGCCGCGCGTGCTGTACATTCGTATTGCATTCGGGGTGCGGTGTTCAATCGAGAGGAAAGTGTTGTGGTGAACGACAGGTTCGCAATGGACGGCAAGGTCGCCGTGATCACCGGCGGCGGAACGGGTATCGGCCGGGCATCGGCGCTGGTGCTGGCCGAACGCGGTGCCGATATCGTGTTGGCCGGCCGTCGCGAGGAACCGCTGAAGGCCACCGCACGCGAGATCGAAGCCTTGGGGCGGCGCGCGCTGACCGTCCCCACGGATGTCACCTCGGCAGAAGAGTGCCGGGCGTTGGTGGACGCCACGGTGGCGGAATTCGGCCGACTCGATGTGTTGCTCAACAACGCCGGCGGCGGCGAGACCAAATCGCTGATGAAGTGGACCGATGAGGAATGGCATCAGGTCCTGGACCTGAACCTCTCCAGCGCGTGGTACCTGTCGCGGGCGGCCGCCAAGCCGATGATCGAGCAGGGCAAGGGTTCGATCATCAACATCTCCTCGGGTGCCAGTCTGCTGGCGATGCCGCAGGCCGCGATCTACGGCGCGGCCAAGGCCGGCCTGAACAACCTGACCGGATCGATGGCCGCGGCCTGGACCCGAAAAGGTGTCCGAGTCAACTGCATCGCGTGCGGGGCGATCCGGAC from Mycolicibacterium sp. MU0053 includes:
- a CDS encoding SDR family NAD(P)-dependent oxidoreductase produces the protein MNDRFAMDGKVAVITGGGTGIGRASALVLAERGADIVLAGRREEPLKATAREIEALGRRALTVPTDVTSAEECRALVDATVAEFGRLDVLLNNAGGGETKSLMKWTDEEWHQVLDLNLSSAWYLSRAAAKPMIEQGKGSIINISSGASLLAMPQAAIYGAAKAGLNNLTGSMAAAWTRKGVRVNCIACGAIRTPGLEADAARQGFDIDMIGKTNASGRIADPDEIGYGVLFFASDASSYCSGQTLYMHGGPGPAGV